The Temnothorax longispinosus isolate EJ_2023e chromosome 12, Tlon_JGU_v1, whole genome shotgun sequence genome includes a window with the following:
- the T48 gene encoding uncharacterized protein T48 isoform X1, which translates to MGNLATLLVKFGAAFLLACHADYSLAQDNATAGECIESETGCKRCRDGTCARCAVLLYQGTCVHTCPPGFVADWSTRDEYMGRICRETGYMFGLTGSQVAILVGVVSGATICIFIILCGAIVVHRRKKKAAKLAQQFEDSAERREFLKHLATLRGEANTFLAMLNDTRRQVRELYYSGGNGDGAVGIQAYRPVLRDLARILVLVNRRDDEIPLPPDDWQRLFSWAERLLRRYKRHSSPEVAQLVTFLQQPTSNPVQMTASPAQPIAASQPPPHQPVYEPRSTPTNLTTFQANVPLATFQASDKSSISPASSSLGYTKDCSPLGSSLGQNSASGVYNSEKLSPNGSTIGQTTPLVYGSNLKRGGSRTTSDLHLQELQTISAFNRSYNGGALPLETNSIRALHDECEVNDGLDRDLNPQWKFQSSPVEAANYTILSDWSPARDYLIDDFTILGFRPQDEITTEL; encoded by the exons CTGGAGAATGCATCGAGTCCGAGACGGGATGCAAGAGATGCAGGGACGGGACGTGCGCCAGATGCGCCGTGCTGCTGTATCAGGGTACCTGCGTGCATACCTGCCCACCGGGCTTCGTCGCCGACTGGTCCACCCGGGACGAGTACATGGGCCGCATCTGTCGGGAGACCGGCTACATGTTCGGCCTCACCGGTAGCCAGGTCGCGATTCTGGTGGGGGTGGTCTCCGGCGCTACCATCTGCATCTTCATCATCCTCTGCGGCGCGATAGTTGTGCATCGGCGTAAGAAGAAGGCGGCGAAGCTGGCCCAGCAGTTCGAAGACAG CGCGGAGAGGAGAGAGTTTCTGAAACACCTGGCGACGCTCCGTGGAGAGGCCAATACTTTCCTCGCTATGCTCAACGACACCAGAAGACAGGTTCGAGAGTTGTACTATTCGGGAGGTAACGGAGACGGTGCCGTCGGAATTCAGGCCTACAG ACCAGTGCTACGTGACCTAGCGAGGATATTGGTCCTCGTGAATAGGAGAGATGATGAGATACCACTTCCGCCCGACGATTGGCAACGATTATTCTCGTGGGCAGAGCGGCTGCTGAGAAGATACAAAAGGCACAGTTCTCCAGAA GTGGCTCAGCTCGTGACGTTCCTGCAGCAGCCGACGAGCAACCCCGTCCAAATGACCGCGTCACCGGCGCAACCGATCGCGGCGTCGCAACCGCCGCCTCATCAGCCCGTGTACGAGCCGCGAAGCACCCCCACTAATCTCACCACATTCCAAGCGAACGTGCCGCTCGCGACGTTTCAAGCTAGCGACAAGTCGAGCATCAGTCCGGCGAGTTCGAGCCTCGGCTACACGAAGGACTGCAGTCCCCTCGGCTCGAGTCTGGGTCAGAACAGCGCTTCTGGCGTTTACAACAGCGAGAAGCTCAGCCCGAACGGCTCGACAATCGGCCAAACGACACCCCTCGTCTACGGTAGTAACCTGAAGCGAGGAGGATCGAGGACGACGAGTGACTTGCATCTTCAGGAACTGCAGACGATCTCTGCGTTTAATCGCAGTTACAATGGTGGCGCGCTACCCTTGGAGACCAACAGCATCCGTGCGTTGCACGACGAGTGCGAGGTGAACGACGGCCTGGACCGCGACTTGAATCCCCAATGGAAGTTTCAGAGCAGCCCCGTAGAGGCGGCCAATTACACCATTCTGTCAGACTGGTCGCCCGCTCGCGACTATCTCATCGACGACTTCACGATTCTTGGTTTTCGACCACAGGACGAAATCACCACGGAATTGTAA
- the T48 gene encoding uncharacterized protein T48 isoform X2 — protein MLPNFANRSPGECIESETGCKRCRDGTCARCAVLLYQGTCVHTCPPGFVADWSTRDEYMGRICRETGYMFGLTGSQVAILVGVVSGATICIFIILCGAIVVHRRKKKAAKLAQQFEDSAERREFLKHLATLRGEANTFLAMLNDTRRQVRELYYSGGNGDGAVGIQAYRPVLRDLARILVLVNRRDDEIPLPPDDWQRLFSWAERLLRRYKRHSSPEVAQLVTFLQQPTSNPVQMTASPAQPIAASQPPPHQPVYEPRSTPTNLTTFQANVPLATFQASDKSSISPASSSLGYTKDCSPLGSSLGQNSASGVYNSEKLSPNGSTIGQTTPLVYGSNLKRGGSRTTSDLHLQELQTISAFNRSYNGGALPLETNSIRALHDECEVNDGLDRDLNPQWKFQSSPVEAANYTILSDWSPARDYLIDDFTILGFRPQDEITTEL, from the exons CTGGAGAATGCATCGAGTCCGAGACGGGATGCAAGAGATGCAGGGACGGGACGTGCGCCAGATGCGCCGTGCTGCTGTATCAGGGTACCTGCGTGCATACCTGCCCACCGGGCTTCGTCGCCGACTGGTCCACCCGGGACGAGTACATGGGCCGCATCTGTCGGGAGACCGGCTACATGTTCGGCCTCACCGGTAGCCAGGTCGCGATTCTGGTGGGGGTGGTCTCCGGCGCTACCATCTGCATCTTCATCATCCTCTGCGGCGCGATAGTTGTGCATCGGCGTAAGAAGAAGGCGGCGAAGCTGGCCCAGCAGTTCGAAGACAG CGCGGAGAGGAGAGAGTTTCTGAAACACCTGGCGACGCTCCGTGGAGAGGCCAATACTTTCCTCGCTATGCTCAACGACACCAGAAGACAGGTTCGAGAGTTGTACTATTCGGGAGGTAACGGAGACGGTGCCGTCGGAATTCAGGCCTACAG ACCAGTGCTACGTGACCTAGCGAGGATATTGGTCCTCGTGAATAGGAGAGATGATGAGATACCACTTCCGCCCGACGATTGGCAACGATTATTCTCGTGGGCAGAGCGGCTGCTGAGAAGATACAAAAGGCACAGTTCTCCAGAA GTGGCTCAGCTCGTGACGTTCCTGCAGCAGCCGACGAGCAACCCCGTCCAAATGACCGCGTCACCGGCGCAACCGATCGCGGCGTCGCAACCGCCGCCTCATCAGCCCGTGTACGAGCCGCGAAGCACCCCCACTAATCTCACCACATTCCAAGCGAACGTGCCGCTCGCGACGTTTCAAGCTAGCGACAAGTCGAGCATCAGTCCGGCGAGTTCGAGCCTCGGCTACACGAAGGACTGCAGTCCCCTCGGCTCGAGTCTGGGTCAGAACAGCGCTTCTGGCGTTTACAACAGCGAGAAGCTCAGCCCGAACGGCTCGACAATCGGCCAAACGACACCCCTCGTCTACGGTAGTAACCTGAAGCGAGGAGGATCGAGGACGACGAGTGACTTGCATCTTCAGGAACTGCAGACGATCTCTGCGTTTAATCGCAGTTACAATGGTGGCGCGCTACCCTTGGAGACCAACAGCATCCGTGCGTTGCACGACGAGTGCGAGGTGAACGACGGCCTGGACCGCGACTTGAATCCCCAATGGAAGTTTCAGAGCAGCCCCGTAGAGGCGGCCAATTACACCATTCTGTCAGACTGGTCGCCCGCTCGCGACTATCTCATCGACGACTTCACGATTCTTGGTTTTCGACCACAGGACGAAATCACCACGGAATTGTAA